aattttattattatctttcCAGCACATTCCATATAAGAATATGACCAGAACAGTAATTGAAGATACATTTTACCTTGACAGCAAGCCAGTTTTAATCTAAAAGTTTCAACAAATGAACTTCTTGTGATAGGTTTTTCAGCATGTTGAGTCATAATTGACTGTAATATTGTATTAATGCAGCACATTTAAAATCAAAGGATGCATGTACATCAATcatcttgagaaaaaaaactaatctaTTTAATGTAATTGTTGATGATTTGTTGTTAGTGATGCTGATTTGTATCCTtagaaacaaaattgatttgaaaatgaaaacttatacatgtaacatttataaaaacttATGTCTAGATACCATGTTATTATAGTTTTTGGGTAAAGATTGCatgaaatgcaattaaaatcctattttactgacttgatatctaaatcttcaAAGGTTTTTCACTACCCATGAGATACACAACATAAAGTGCATTATTCATAACACTGATACATCCCATTCATGAACATTTccagaaatttattgataaaataaatacttgtatatgaaaaaaaatttacataacTTATGCAAGATGCAGGAGTATctgttctatatataaaaatatcaattatttcattgtacaggtcatctttaaaaattgaagttaTCTCTTTTGTCCAGAATTTAAGTTGAGCTACAACCATTGCTTTACTTTATTCAGTGCAACATTTTGTTTGACTTTCCtatgataaattaaagcaatctTTACCCTACAGTGTGCAAACACGCATTTTGATTGAAAACATATACtttaaaagattttcaaaaatttggtaTCTGATTGGGATCTGtaagttttaaaagttaaaactgAAAGCTATTCTTTACGTTAGagaagaattaaaaaatatctatgCAACTTTTTCCTCTCTGAAGATACGTTctcattttatattatatgcaatgaaatattCTAGtcattataattgtttatgatttgtttttgtttctatatttttcaaactatacTATAGAtgttaaatcataattttaataagaattgatttattgattCACTTAATATGAtcaataatgatatttttgaattgtttttttactaATCCCATTTTTAGTGTCATTCTTCTGTTGAGTAAgcatatataagatatatcatagataatatttgaaaattcatatGTTAAgtcatatttaatttcaaatgtttttcacTGTTCATGTATTTTACTTAAGGTCAATCAAGATGTGTGCAGTCCCATCTGCAATGTACATTATTGTAAACAAAGGCACACCCTATGCTGCTGTACATCTTACTTAAGACTGAACATATTTCAGTTAACAGAACAAAAGTCTGAATATTCTGATGTAAGTTGAGGTGTTGGCAAAATTACTCTAAAATGGAATGacttaattatttaatattcagACATTTATGATTGACATTGCTCTTCAAACTCAAAATTTAAAGTAAtgaatttaaagataaatattgaTTCAGAATGCAAACATTAATTAAAGATTAGAgaatatatcattgtatataatgtatagaaatacaatttttaagtaTTGTAAAAGAATGTGACAATTCGTTTGGTGTACATGTCCATTAAGGAAAACTTGTAATTGTTCTTTAAAACATCCAACATTCACAAAATTTATGGAACATCAGATAACTTTATCAATTGTATACTACTggttttgatatgaaaaataataatgttgaatactcatattttagtatatatttttgttattttaatttaatatattgattttaatgtaatcttgttatttgtttaatttaagttttaatgttaatttaaatctgttaatatttttttttacaatttgaatgatttgttttcaataaaatgttgattatttacTTGTGACAGTTTATCATTTAGATCTGTTCTCCAATTCTTCATGATTGTTGAGTAAGATTTAATTAGTAGACATTTCCTCCTAAGTGAATGCCTGTCTTATCTGTGgttaaattgatattcatgtttcATTGATAAGCTTTCAACGGTTGAGCTTGTTTCTTGGTTAATATGAAGGCTCATTgtaaaattgggaatggaaatggggaattcgtcaaagagacaacaacctgaccaaagagcgaACAACTGCTGAAGGCCATCAATGAGTCTTCAATAGTGACAATTTAGCGTAAAACTCAAGCACCCAgagacgtccttcagctggcccctaaacaaaaatggatactagttcagtgattacACACTCCATTATCCAGTCTTTTCCTGACATACGGGGAGTCATCCTACTACCTCCACACAACACTAAAGACAGGGTACATACGTTTATTTGTTCATCTGTcatcaggtttaagtttttggtcacaGTAGCTTTAAGTTGAATTCCAATcgacttgaaacttagtacatgtgttccttatgatatgatggCTCTaaatttcaatgccaaattaaagttttgacccccatttcatggttcaatgaACAGGAAGAGTGAGAGTGCTAGTGGCACATTTGTGTAAGGACACACTTTTTCTGATTAGTTTTATCTATTGTATGTTAATATGGCCTTTTTtcgaaacatgaaatatatacaatgcAAAACTCATCTAATGTCAATTTTCGCAGACAAGAGTTTGAACCAAAACAAATAGCAATACACAAATTCTACTGCATTCGAATTTTGATTGATTAAGACAGATCTGAAATACATCTATATGGATGATGTTAGTAGATAAACGAGTTACGAATAACCGAgattttgtttgaatgtttttgtgCATGTTGTCACACAATATCCTTGATTTCTATATGTAAACGACATTTgcatgtatatgtaaaaaaacactTGATACATTGTAGCAGATGTTTTCAGTTTCAAAtcgaaaatgttgaaaatttattgGAAAACATGTTttagaatgaaattttaaatgattttcataTATTCTATGAAAAATAGTTTTGCGTCAGCTTCTACAAAGCTGTACTTACTTAAATATTGCAAGTAAGAACAATCATTAAACAATGAGTGCAGGGATCACACAtgtgttttctattatttgaaATTGCAACATACGCAAACTTTGTCAGTAGTTTCCATCTGTTGGCTTTTGTTTTCTTAGTACAGTTTATTTCTTCAAAgttaaaaattttagaaatattgaTTCCAGGGCTAAGAATTTTCAAAACGTAATATCTATTTGgattatttaatttttcgtcaaataaaaaaggatacatCTTAATACAAAAAAGCCAGACTTAGTAAACCAATCTTGTGAAAACAAGACAAAGGCAAAAGTAGTGTACTGTTATTATATATCTAGAAGCATATCTATTAAACAAATAACCGTTAACAAGATAATTTGAATATACATACTTTGATTGACTCTCGACAGAACAAAAGAAACGCTTTGCCATGGATATGATGTAAACgtacaaaatttattattttgaatatttataaagtgcctagaaaatcaaTCTAACGATGTAAGATAGGATTCGTAACTTCCtcccatatatatatttttttcaagctaAAAACTAACTTACATTTAATACTATTTTTTAAGTTTCTAAGTATGATCAGGGGAACATAATCAGCATTTGCTATGTACCTCAAATATATCCTTTGTATGAGGAAACGAATGTCCTTCGAGTAATTGAAagcagaaattaaaaaaaaccaagaatcATTATGATAGCAATCAAGattattttcttacatttataaaagcaaCTATTCGGTTAAAGAGCTCACCAGAGCTCATGTTTTGTCtgttattatgtataaatatgcCGACTCTAAATTTACTTAGTATacacagagacatataatacatgtattatatgtctctggtataccgctgttcaatagtcaaaaaTCGATTTAACTGACACAgatccgggtcacaaaccaaacCAAATCCGAGGAATCatcgaaacaacagaaacactgatcTGCTAcgtatacaaaaacaaacaccaacatacatagaaaacaGATTTCTTTAACAACTgatatatttctgacttggttcatggcattttagccatggcgttgtcagtttgttttagatttacgagtttgactgtccctttggtatctttcgtccctcttttaattaAGAAAAGAACGTCGATTTAATCTGGTTTTATAAGTATCACTGTCAAAACAATCAAGAACCGAAAGTGAGTCCGAACAAGAAATTTACAAACCATTTCTCTAGAGATTCATTCGATGTTcattaattatcatttataaaaaaaaatgtcatttcaaaacaCTTATTTGCAACTTGATCTGTTGATTGGTTTTGTAATCCTTAAGCCGTATGGTCATATGgtctcaaaattattttcaatatataagaACGTATTTACTTGTTCAAGTTTTTCTACTTTATTTCTTCAGAGTCTTTGTTTTGTGTTAGTTAATTTAGAGAAGATATACGACTAAAATCTTTTAAGGTTTTATCCATCATTCTCTCCTCTATAAAAGATATTCTTCGGAAATATTTTGATGGGTTTATTTAACGAGCGGTGTCAATCAGATGTTGATTCTTAAAATTCTTCAGATCTTCAGTTAACAATTGCAGTTATATCAAAACCTTCGATTTGTTTCTTTTAACGCTATTATTTTCCATGAAAGATCGAGTACATCATGTCGATGAATAGACAGTTGCCTTCAAAAATTGGAAGCACAGATACAAATTCCttgcttttaaaaatcttaCTCTAGAACAACATCGATTCCTTAAACACAAACAATGATTTTCCTCCATTTACCTTAAATACCAGAGCTTAAGGCGGCATTGGTATGCAATAGTTTGCTGCTGCTCCTTGAACCTTATAAAACATCACCTGCATCTGGGCAAAAATTTTATGAACTAGGATAATGTCAAAGAGCGTATcgtacttttaatttttttatatattttttttttatttcttacctACACTTGTTAGCCATTTTGGTTTGACTcattttattcatgtttttcattttttgcttaTGTATTTTGTCTATTGACCATATAGTGTCTATAagccattttatttttcatttgttgacaTAGCTGTTAGTTTTATATATAGTGATTTTGTTTAGAACTTTTGACCCAGGGGAAGAAATAATATTAACGTTACTTTTTTAAGCGTACTAGATGCGCAAAATTATTCGCAATGTTATCCTGCCAGTGAGAGGTCAAACctttgtttcaaaaaaatattcaaaaggaaaaattatacattgtCTTGATTGCAATCAGTTTACCGTGCATGTGTTTAACTCgtcttgtttttttgtgtgcTAAGAttaaaaattaagcaatttaaaaagtttcaaTACCATAGAATAAAAAGATAGTAAATTTATTCAAGATAAAGTGCAGAATCGATTAAAGCAACAACAAGATAAATGCTTTAACCCCTAAAGGTTATTCATCCCAACTTAACTGATTAAATCTTTCATGTGTGTGTGTTTGGTTTACATTAGAAGGccttttgacattttattttcctTGAATATTTCAGTACAGAGTTTAAAAAGACAAGTGAGTTGTCAGTCCTGAAGGGAGTGTCACCACAACAATGATGcctttaaatatcaataaaatggaatttgatgcgactgtcatacaaatgagaggtttagctaactataaaaccaggatcaatccatcattttctacagaCGAAAATGTCTATTTTCagtcgggaatatgacagttgttatctattcgtttgatgtggttGAGCCATTTGAaaaggaactttccgttttgaattttcctcggagttcagttttttattttactttttacgatTATAGtatgtttttatgcttttagttgttttattttagtttgGATATTTTTGATCTGACATAAATAAGTCGTATTGTCGAATCCTGTCTTGTTTTCAGTACTTCCTGTTATTTGAGACCATAGAGGTGCATCAAAACAACACGTGTCACACCATAGCATGATATAGAATTTCTTGAAAAGGAAAGCAATCACTGATACCCATCTTTTCAATTGGATACACTCATCGTTATAAATATTGTCATTCATTATCATTACTTATCCATCATTTTTGTTTCAACCACAAATATGCTACTGTTTAGTATTCTAATGTGTATGGTTTTGTATTCATCGTCTGCCGAGAAGTCTTGCCCTGGAATAGGTAAGTGTTTTGCAGAATATTAAGATCTTTCCAAtggaaagaccttttgtttttcttctgattacttttttttttaggtcttttcaattttctttgaaagacattttgtttttctcctgatgatttgtttttttttctgccgtgcagttttattttacaacatatcgaacagaatttttggaaaatgttgtatgGTAATGGCGGCTTCAAAACACACCCTGACCGAACCCTTACTTTTATATATGAGTCATCTCCTTTCGTCCTCCTcctttttttcttgttatcttTATATCTCTAAAACgtaaaaaagattttaacaaaCTGTTTTTTTCACCAAATCGTTTGTTTACTCTTAAGAAGGGTTTTAACTAGAGTAATTGGATGACATCTTttgggagttatttccctttgaaaatttaagatagGTGATATGTTGGATAAATTCATGCATTATTAGTCGGAGATGCTTAAAGTCTTTTGATATGGAGTCCCTTATTTATTTgaaggaaattgaggtcaaggtcaaatatcAAGGCcatgttctaaattttgaattttgcttgctttctttattcaaaataaaccgTGACAGTTAATGATATTATGTGTTTGCCAAATAACATttaagtcgaagtgttttggtcaACCCTTCTAGAAGTGTTCTTCCCTTATGTATTTGGAATCAGTATAACCCCACAACCATAAAAGTGATTGACCTGAGACCTTTCGATTTGAGATCACTAAACTATGAcattgaaattgaggtcaaggccaaaggtcaatttgacgttctatattttgacctttgctacaaatttttactgttttattataaatcaatttagtcTTTTGCATTTTGTTGTTGACATTTGATCATTTATCAGGTCAGCCGGAAATTACCGTATTTCAACCGGAAGTAGTCTATTTCAGACTAATCCTGAAgattattctcttttcttttatatCAGTTTGAAGTAACTTTTACCAGGAAACAGGAGTGACATTTTCCaacatcgttttttttttaatttcattcttATTATCGAGGTGGAAAAACCTTCAAATGTTCTCTGAaaaattggttttaaaaataatttgttttattttggtttaaatttatgaaatgtgTTTATGGTTTGATTCGATGCAAACATCATTTTATACAACTTTGTTTGAATAAACTAGTATTCATTGCAATATATATGGTGCAGTTGATACTTTTGACTGAATGGGAAAAAGTCATAGGCACACGGTTAACCATTTCATTAAAAGTCTTCGCAATTTATAGCAGGAAAGCAAATGATATTCTCTATGGTGGCAAAAACATgccaaaaatacaaacaaacaaaacaaaataaacaaaatatcaaacatcaaatttaaaaaaaattaaaagtatttagTCTATAAACTATATGCAAGTATGAGGATTTTGaaatctattaaaaaatatgaagtaTCAGTGACATCAGCAAACATATAGCTTTATTTTCCTGAAGGCATTTAGATGATATGCATACTAATTatcaaataagttttaaaacatgttcCCATAACCTTATAGTGCACAACAGTATGTCTTGTACTAATATATTTCAGGCAATGATGCTTTTGAAGATTTGACGAAtgtcatgatgaaatttaaaGGTCAGACAGGTCAATCAAGTATGTATTAAACCAAATTATTTCACGTAAATTTTGTAACATGGGGGTGCTGCTTTATTCATATGCTTTAAACTATTTCGGAGTATAAACGCATCGTTTAGAGGAGAAAAAATGTTCGTACAGTTTATCTAAATATTAGTAAATATTAATAGAAAAACagcttttaaattttacaattgaaaCACAGTTTCGTccaaaaagtcaaatttaaagaaaaaggaGAAGCAAAATTGGGTGAAAGACTtgattattcttttttgtatttaattattaaacTTAAAATGATTTTCATTGATTGCAGTCACATtgaagtttttttaacaatgactcattgtcatattttgaaatacaagaAAGGTTTATCATTGAATATATACAAAAGTAACTCTTTGAAAGATTCATGATGATCAATTATAAAATTGGGTTTGACtcaaataaatttgtcttgcATTTTCAGGCAACGGGGAACTACAATTAAGGAAACCGGCATTTCTGGCAACGTTATCTAATAGTGTCAACTTAGGACAGAACCACGTAGTAAAGTTTGATTCTATAAAGACAAACATCGGGAAAGGGTATGACGCAAGTTCTGGAGTGTTTACTGCTCCAAGGAAAGGCACATACGAATTTGCAGTGAATTTCATCACTAGTAATAAGGATGAATGGCTCGAGTTAGACTTGATTAAGAACAACAGCATGGTTGTGAGGGGACATGCTGCTTATGATAAATTCACTTCGGGGTCACTTCAAGCCATTCTTGAACTGAAGAAAGGCGACCGGATCTATATCAATCATCCACGAGGTTCCGGGTTGCTTCACGGAGGCCATTACACGATGTTCTCTGGTCATTTCATATAAATGAGATGCaccaaataaaattttatccGAAATGTATTgagttttaatctttttaagtATACTTGTGATATTAATGTAATCACTTCATCTGTCCGTCATCCTTAGCACTAGCACCTTTCATCTTCATACCTCAACAACATCTAAGTTACAGAATTTAGATAAATTATgacaaaagagggacaaaagataccagagggacagtcaaactcattaatcgataataaactgacaacgtctggcttaaaagaaaacagacaaacagacaaacaatagaacacatgtacatgacacaacatagaaaaataaagaataagcaacacaaaccaaaccaaaaactaggggtgatatcgagtgctccggaagggtaagcagatcctgctctacctGGGGTATTGCCGTGTTGcctattttataacaaatccggtaaatattataatttggtaggtcacattcataaaagggaaggggatcGTAGTTataccataacggtcaaccaactcgtgatggcgtcggTAAAATtttcgaagggatgatttcaacttcaccatttggaactctgttttaatagcttccttgtaagcagcaaccctctatcaagagaatcatgataggaaatgcaagcacgggaatagcGTATCTAATGGGAGATATATaacccgtatgcaggtgctgctggaattttgctacttagaaatggaaagttcacaattggaaagcttaaATGATCTCTTTTTGTCGTATAATTTGGTTTTCTAAAATACTCAAATTCGGAAAAAAGATAGCAACAACTTTAACATGCAAAACCAACGCGCGAGCGTTGCTTGAATATCGGCTTCTTTAACTGGCAGAGTATTAAACATGAACTTTACCTAAGATCATATCTTGAAAGCAGCGTTACATTCTGGCAAGTTATAACAATATTGTTTTCCGTCACatatttgaactttattttaaatcaaagtGCTACCAAACATATTAACGTACATTGACCGTTAACTGCAGATACATATATGTATCTACCTTCGTCAGGTAACGTAGATAATGTTAACATATTGTTATTACCTACAATCATGGCTTCGGTTTTATTTTTCAAGCCATCGGATTGATCAAGATTGATGACAGCTGGTAACGTATTGAGGTTCTATTCAGAGAAgcgatgtaaaaaaaattgctttctCTCTTATAAGCAACCATCATACAAGTAGTAAGTTAAGCCAGATATTAAACCAGATTAAAACTCACAATTTTCCGGAAAATACCTGTTCTAAGTCTAAGTGAAGAATGGCAGTTGTTTTTCGTTTGTTCTATTGATTGATAGCGTTTGCTGTTGTCAGTTTAGAATGAACCTCCCGTTATGGATTTATCTTGGTGCACGGTGtttgtgttatatattttttgttagtgGTAATTAGATATAATATGATCCATATAcgaataatgaaaaaaaaacaaatgcattttaaaTGCACACACACGTTTGAATAATGTTATTAGATCAATTCGTAATTTAAGATTGgcgaattttgaaataaatttacagaTCATTTAAGGTAGATCATAGGTGTATGTTTTCAGAGATAGAATTTTCTTttactttgtcaaaatgaagattttgatattcttttttcaaacatataataaaaaagattggtcaccgtgctatttttcaatcTATGAATCGCTGAAAATTGCCGAAATTTGCTTCGAATGATCATAAAGGAAAATCTATGAGATaggattttgaaataaattatgagAAAATcggttttataatatgttttaagaaaataaaaagaatgaaaaaatggTTCCCCCGAAGTTAtattcttgctacaagtaaacaaaaaatTCCCTATCagtccagtataaattttgtaataaaagaaTGATATCCCGCTGTTACCGAAATTATAACACGACTTTTCGAATTGCTTGGTTGTTGAATATGTTGTACCAAATTAAAACAAGGGGGAACACTATAATGTGTTTACAAATAACAAGGTTACATGCTAAACAGATAGTTGTGTGTGTTCGTGGTAGCCCAGCATCAATACAACTCATCTTCGccagccaagggttacgatccactccctgtggatcgtaacccttggctagcgaagatgcaaTACAACTCTGCCCACCGTAATAAACTCTAATATCAGAAGTTCTATTATATTTCACGAACTTAATCAGACCAAAATGTAGTATATCATCAACGTTATTATACTGAAATTATTaagtaaaaattaaacttttctaTTCTCCTTTTTGAACATAaatcacatttttctcaaacaTTTCCTGCCAAACTTCTACCAATTAcagtatatataataagaataaCTAATGGttcatttttattacaaaattgactCTTTCAGTTTGATAGATTCATCTTATGTTATCTTTcttctttgtaaaaaatattctgaagtAATATCAATTAAAGTTGTTTTCctctttatgttttgattaatGCGATTAGGCATTAATATGTCGTTTTAACGAACACTTTTTTACTCTGAGTATTGATTCTTTTAAGTTGCACAAAAACTACATATGTAACAAAATAGTGTGGTATCGAATAACCTCAACACACACGCAATCAATGAAATCCAGCATTGAATTTGGACATATCTTTCgttttaaatattgtcattCTTTGTGACTAGTCATCATTTCATTCGGTTTAATATCTGAATATGATGCTTCTGTATTGTTTTGTAATATGCATGGCTTCAAGTTTAGCATCCGCTGGTGTACTTGAAGATTTGATATATGAAATGGAGAAGCGTCAATCGTGTAAgtattaaaccatatatataaaaagaagatgtggtatgattttccAAGATttgtccacaagagactaaaatgacacagacattaaaacaactataggtcaccgtactgccttcaacaatgcgcAACGCATATACCGCATAGTTCGCTATAAAGGACCCCGAAATGgcattataaaacaattcaaacgagaaaactaacggtcttatatatatgttatcaaaCATTGGAGAAAATATGTTTGTACGattgataaaacaatttatgaacGTCAACAAACGAAGAACAATAAGTTttgataaagataaaaatgataaaaaatcttGATTATAAGCaggaattttgaaaattatgacCAAGTGTGTGCGAACTAAACGACAATAAGGAATGTTTATACGGTCCATATGATTTAACTTACTGATTcgacaataaaacaaacacattgCATAGAGGATTATACAAGTACCTATTTTTATCGCTGTCTTTTTAAAGTTAATTCATATGGTTGtcaccattttatttttataaatacttgGTATGTGAAAAATGGTCAAACTTCGTTTTCTTTTATTCTATTATGCTGTGTTGTGTTGGTACAACgcatttcaatcatttatatttattgtggATAAATCAATTTTGTAACTTGATAAttactcttcttttttttgtattttaaaacacaTGAACATAAGAAATATACAAAAGTGATTACCTTATACAGTCTTAAAATGTTTGGTGTTGTTATTGAATATGACACATATTGTTTAATCTTACATTTTCAGATAAACCGGCATTTTTTGCAACATTGTCTACAAAAATGGTCAGCTTAAGAACGAATCACGTAGTGAAGtttaataatgtaaaaacaaacattggAGGTGGTTATGACGCAAGTACCGGAGTGTTTACTGTTCGAACAAAAGGCACGTACGAGTTTGCAGTTAATTTCATTACTAGTAATAGGCACGAGTGGCTCGAACTAGATCTGATTAAGAACAACAGCGTTGTTGTAAGGGGCCATGCTGCTCATGACCAATTTACATCGGGATCTCTTCAAGCCATCATTGAACTGAATGTAGGCGATCGGATCTGGGTAAATCATCCACGAAGTTCAGGGCTACTTTATGGGGATAATTTCACGATGTTTTCTGGCCATTATATATGATTGAGATGgatcaaataaaaagataaaaatgaaaattttattgtc
Above is a window of Mytilus trossulus isolate FHL-02 chromosome 4, PNRI_Mtr1.1.1.hap1, whole genome shotgun sequence DNA encoding:
- the LOC134713699 gene encoding cerebellin-3-like, which gives rise to MMLLYCFVICMASSLASAGVLEDLIYEMEKRQSYKPAFFATLSTKMVSLRTNHVVKFNNVKTNIGGGYDASTGVFTVRTKGTYEFAVNFITSNRHEWLELDLIKNNSVVVRGHAAHDQFTSGSLQAIIELNVGDRIWVNHPRSSGLLYGDNFTMFSGHYI